The Candidatus Dormiibacterota bacterium genomic interval AAGGGTATCGTCACGCCGGAGATGGAGTTCGTCGCGATCCGCGAAGGCGTCGAACCCGAATTCGTGCGCGAGGAAGTCGCGCGCGGCCGCGCGATCATTCCGTCCAACATCAATCATCCCGAGAGCGAGCCGATGATCATCGGCCGCGGCTTCCATGTAAAGATCAACGCCAACATCGGCAATTCGGCGGTCGCCTCGACGATCGAAGAAGAAGTCGATAAGATGACGTGGGCGACCCGCTGGGGCGCGGATACCGTCATGGATCTCTCCACCGGCAAAAACATTCACGAGACGCGCGAGTGGATTCTGCGTAATTCCCCGGTGCCGATTGGAACGGTGCCGATCTATCAGGCGCTCGAAAAGGTCAACGGCAAAGCCGAAGAGCTCACGTGGGAACTTTTCCGCGACACGCTGATCGAGCAGGCGGAGCAGGGCGTCGACTACTTCACCATTCACGCCGGAGTGCTTCTGCGATACGTGCCGCTCACGGCCGCGCGAATTACCGGGATCGTATCGC includes:
- a CDS encoding phosphomethylpyrimidine synthase ThiC, with the translated sequence MAMTAAAATGGSRKIYVQGGDPSIRVPMREIALTDGTTHAVYDTSGPYTDTDATIDVRTGLAALRERWIDLRGDTEVLEKPTSVYRRGREAMHELDAIRFESKRTIRRAKPGANVSQMHYARKGIVTPEMEFVAIREGVEPEFVREEVARGRAIIPSNINHPESEPMIIGRGFHVKINANIGNSAVASTIEEEVDKMTWATRWGADTVMDLSTGKNIHETREWILRNSPVPIGTVPIYQALEKVNGKAEELTWELFRDTLIEQAEQGVDYFTIHAGVLLRYVPLTAARITGIVSRGGSILAKWCLAHHQENFLYTHFEDICEIMKAYDVAFSLGDGL